Proteins found in one Patagioenas fasciata isolate bPatFas1 chromosome 13, bPatFas1.hap1, whole genome shotgun sequence genomic segment:
- the CKLF gene encoding chemokine-like factor: protein MALDSGFASSARGAVKIARTVVAFVTFLCFVASRAHEAYSALAAMEVTVTALFFVLYLLQLDKRLSWLCWPLADLFNSVIAALFLLVVCMFAVTIKTNKGTLTGGVFGLVLLVLCVLDAVILFQKISFGEPRGSNTPAK from the exons ATGGCGCTGGACAGCGGCTTCGCCAGCTCGGCGCGGGGCGCCGTGAAGATCGCCCGCACG GTGGTGGCGTTTGTAACGTTCCTGTGCTTCGTGGCCTCCCGCGCACACGAGGCGTACTCGGCGCTGGCCGCCATGGAGGTGACGGTCACCGCGCTGTTCTTCGTGCTGTACCTGCTGCAGCTGGACAAGAGGCTGAGCTGGCTGTGCTGGCCCCTGGCC GATTTGTTCAACTCGGTGATTGCCGCATTGTTCCTCCTGGTTGTGTGCATGTTTGCCGTAACAATCAAGACCAACAAAGGGACACTGACTGGAGGA gTATTTGGTCTTGTATTGCTTGTTCTCTGTGTTCTCGACGCGGTTATTCTTTTCCAGAAGATTAGCTTTGGTGAACCAAGAGGAAGTAATACTCCTGCGAAATAA